The following coding sequences are from one Geothrix sp. window:
- the rsmA gene encoding 16S rRNA (adenine(1518)-N(6)/adenine(1519)-N(6))-dimethyltransferase RsmA: MVRWGVPDPSPIARLRPKKAFGQNFLVNDGAIATIVGAAVASDAPRLLEIGPGPGVLTERLLADGRPLWAVDLDPEACELLQTRFGGCPQFHLLQGDAVRIPLPEGGPWSVIGNLPYNAATPILARLLTEGVAWERMVLMFQLEVAQKLMGIPGTKAYGPLSVLAQLCARLTRLVKLGPGSFRPAPKVDSAVVLFEPRQDAPLLQERRALLQVLHRSFAHRRKTLANNWQGVLSAEALSKAGITSALRAEVIAPSAWLLATRELLNHHPEVFPSSCP, encoded by the coding sequence GTGGTACGCTGGGGTGTGCCGGATCCTTCGCCCATCGCCCGCCTTCGACCCAAAAAGGCCTTCGGCCAGAACTTCCTGGTGAACGACGGTGCCATTGCCACCATCGTGGGGGCGGCGGTCGCGTCGGATGCCCCGCGCCTGCTGGAGATCGGTCCCGGCCCGGGGGTGCTGACGGAGCGCCTGCTGGCGGATGGGCGGCCCCTGTGGGCCGTGGACCTGGACCCCGAGGCCTGTGAGCTGCTCCAGACGCGTTTCGGAGGCTGCCCGCAGTTCCACCTGCTGCAGGGCGATGCGGTCCGGATCCCGCTTCCGGAGGGCGGACCCTGGTCCGTGATCGGCAACCTGCCCTACAACGCCGCCACGCCCATCCTGGCCCGCCTGCTGACCGAGGGCGTCGCCTGGGAGCGCATGGTGCTCATGTTCCAGCTGGAGGTGGCCCAGAAGCTCATGGGCATCCCCGGCACCAAAGCCTACGGTCCCCTGTCCGTGCTGGCCCAGCTCTGCGCCCGGCTGACCCGGCTCGTGAAGCTGGGGCCGGGCTCCTTCCGCCCGGCGCCCAAGGTGGACTCGGCCGTCGTGCTGTTCGAGCCCCGCCAAGATGCCCCCTTGCTTCAGGAACGCAGGGCCCTGCTGCAGGTGCTCCACCGCTCCTTCGCCCACCGCCGGAAGACCCTGGCGAACAACTGGCAGGGCGTCCTGTCGGCTGAGGCCCTGTCAAAGGCCGGCATCACTTCGGCGCTGCGCGCCGAAGTGATCGCGCCTTCGGCGTGGCTCTTGGCGACCCGTGAATTGTTGAATCATCATCCCGAGGTGTTCCCATCGTCATGCCCGTAG
- a CDS encoding ribonuclease J, protein MPVAPEFETWAEAPAADELRLIPIGGLGEFGMNALVVHSARSLFLVDCGQLFPSDDQPGIDSIVPDFAYLEPFADRLQAVLLTHGHEDHLGALPYFLRRWPVPVYGTAFTLGLLEGKLREHGLDTGLLHVVRDYGRVKVGDGEIEAEWIPVTHSIPDACALALHTPQGVLVHSGDFKLDPEPLDGRHTGLERLKALGDAGVRLLMADSTNVGRPGRSPSEAVCREGLEAAFEQTKGRLFVTTFSSNIHRLQTVVDLAYEFRRQVVLLGRSLDRNLALARSLKRLDLPDDILVDVKDAHLFRKGELVVLCTGSQGEPMSGLARLLRREVKGLPMEPGDRLVVSARAIPGNEVAISRMLDAAERLGAETSNDGLGPVHASGHGSREELADLIRAVRPTQMVPVHGTYRNLRAHSALAASLGWPPERISLLDGGLCLRLFLDGRVDMPGAVPVGKCFVHEGVDHMVDARVVQDRLILQEDGVVFATLLVDPQTGELAATPTILSRGFVMLSDDEAYAELLAGVARKAYEEAPAEVRGNGEAIRDTLRLALRRIIRKTTQTRPLVIPVILEAPGS, encoded by the coding sequence ATGCCCGTAGCGCCTGAATTCGAAACCTGGGCCGAGGCCCCCGCCGCCGACGAGCTGCGCCTGATCCCCATCGGCGGACTTGGCGAGTTCGGCATGAACGCGCTGGTGGTGCACAGCGCCCGCAGCCTCTTCCTGGTGGACTGCGGCCAGCTGTTCCCCTCCGATGACCAGCCGGGCATCGATTCCATCGTGCCGGACTTCGCCTACCTGGAGCCCTTCGCGGACCGGCTCCAGGCCGTGCTGCTCACCCATGGCCACGAGGATCATCTCGGCGCGCTGCCGTATTTCCTCCGGCGCTGGCCGGTCCCGGTCTATGGTACGGCCTTCACGCTGGGCCTGCTGGAAGGCAAGCTCCGCGAACACGGCCTGGACACGGGATTGCTGCATGTGGTGCGGGATTATGGCCGCGTGAAAGTGGGCGATGGCGAGATCGAGGCCGAGTGGATCCCCGTGACCCACAGCATCCCGGATGCCTGCGCCCTGGCGCTGCACACGCCCCAGGGCGTGCTGGTCCACTCGGGCGACTTCAAGCTCGATCCCGAGCCTCTGGATGGTCGCCACACGGGCCTGGAGCGCCTGAAGGCCCTGGGGGATGCCGGCGTACGCCTGCTGATGGCCGATTCCACCAACGTGGGCCGGCCGGGGCGCTCCCCCTCGGAGGCCGTGTGCCGCGAAGGGCTGGAGGCCGCCTTCGAGCAGACCAAAGGGCGGCTCTTCGTCACCACGTTCAGCTCCAACATCCACCGCCTCCAGACGGTGGTGGACCTGGCCTACGAGTTCCGCCGCCAGGTGGTGCTCCTGGGCCGCAGCCTGGATCGGAACCTGGCCCTGGCGCGCTCTCTCAAGCGGCTGGACCTGCCGGACGACATCCTGGTGGACGTCAAGGACGCCCACCTCTTCCGCAAGGGTGAGCTGGTGGTGCTCTGCACCGGCAGCCAGGGCGAGCCCATGAGCGGGCTGGCGCGACTGCTCCGCCGGGAGGTGAAGGGCCTGCCCATGGAGCCCGGTGACCGGCTGGTGGTGAGCGCCCGGGCCATTCCCGGCAACGAGGTGGCCATCTCGCGCATGCTTGATGCGGCGGAACGCCTGGGCGCCGAGACTTCCAATGATGGCCTGGGTCCCGTCCATGCCTCCGGTCATGGCAGCCGTGAGGAACTGGCCGACCTGATCCGCGCCGTCCGGCCCACGCAGATGGTGCCCGTCCATGGCACCTACCGGAACCTGCGGGCCCACAGCGCCCTGGCGGCTTCCTTGGGCTGGCCGCCCGAGCGGATCTCCCTGCTCGATGGTGGCCTCTGCCTGCGCCTGTTCCTGGATGGCCGGGTGGACATGCCGGGCGCGGTGCCCGTGGGCAAGTGCTTCGTGCATGAGGGCGTGGACCACATGGTGGATGCCCGGGTGGTGCAGGACCGCCTCATCCTCCAGGAGGACGGCGTCGTCTTCGCCACCCTGCTGGTGGATCCGCAGACGGGGGAACTGGCGGCGACGCCCACCATCCTCAGCCGGGGTTTCGTGATGCTGTCCGACGATGAAGCCTATGCCGAGCTGCTCGCGGGCGTGGCGCGGAAGGCCTACGAGGAGGCGCCCGCCGAGGTCCGCGGGAACGGTGAGGCCATCCGGGATACGCTGCGCCTGGCTCTGCGCCGGATCATCCGGAAGACCACGCAGACCCGGCCCCTGGTGATCCCGGTGATCCTGGAGGCGCCGGGATCCTAG
- a CDS encoding RNA polymerase sigma factor produces MMAIATLSEPLMIQTANPTADRTPDPGSPYHTPEVLAWVEEAQQGDQTAFGSLVRLFSRDVYGKAFSILKNHQDADDVVQETFIRVFRSLPGFRFESSFRTWLITIATRQALNYRERVAKEHESLDGPEGTLEHPALRVEETQISSLMDQEARRLLQEALPKLPKRQKQALTLKLQHDWKYERIAQEMGTSVGSVKAHIFHAIQNLTRHVRPQQERRPTDAKRPPSGRGPGWAE; encoded by the coding sequence ATGATGGCAATAGCCACCTTGAGCGAGCCCCTGATGATCCAGACGGCCAACCCGACCGCCGATCGGACCCCCGATCCGGGCTCGCCGTACCACACCCCGGAGGTCCTGGCCTGGGTGGAGGAGGCGCAGCAGGGCGATCAGACCGCCTTCGGCTCCCTGGTTCGGCTCTTCTCCCGGGATGTCTACGGCAAGGCCTTCTCCATCCTGAAGAACCACCAGGACGCGGATGACGTGGTGCAGGAGACCTTCATCCGGGTCTTCCGCTCCCTGCCGGGCTTCCGCTTCGAATCCTCCTTTCGGACCTGGCTCATCACCATCGCCACCCGCCAGGCCCTGAACTACCGGGAGCGCGTCGCCAAGGAACACGAGAGCCTCGACGGCCCGGAGGGCACGCTCGAACATCCGGCCCTCCGCGTGGAGGAGACTCAGATCTCCTCGCTCATGGACCAGGAGGCCCGCCGTCTGCTCCAGGAAGCCCTGCCCAAGCTGCCCAAGCGCCAGAAGCAGGCACTGACGCTCAAGCTCCAGCACGATTGGAAATATGAACGGATCGCCCAGGAGATGGGCACCTCGGTGGGCAGCGTGAAGGCCCACATCTTCCATGCCATCCAGAACCTGACCCGCCATGTGAGGCCGCAGCAGGAGCGCAGGCCCACGGACGCGAAGCGACCGCCCAGCGGGCGAGGCCCAGGATGGGCCGAGTGA
- the hpt gene encoding hypoxanthine phosphoribosyltransferase, whose protein sequence is MRTRITPLVSEAQIRARVQELGAQLSKDYAGKDLVVIGLLNGVFPFFADLVRTMDLDIDVSFMQVASYGGGMESTGEVHILKDLDRSIQGRHALVVEDIVDTGLTLFKVRNLLTDREPLSLKICTLLDKPSRRKIEVPVDYIGFTIEDHFVVGYGLDLDGKLRNLPYVGVYHP, encoded by the coding sequence ATGCGAACGCGCATCACCCCCCTCGTGTCCGAGGCTCAGATCCGGGCCCGGGTCCAGGAGCTGGGGGCCCAGCTCTCGAAGGATTATGCGGGGAAGGACCTGGTGGTCATCGGCCTCCTGAACGGCGTGTTCCCCTTCTTCGCGGATCTCGTCCGCACCATGGATCTGGACATCGACGTGAGCTTCATGCAGGTGGCCAGCTACGGTGGCGGCATGGAAAGCACCGGCGAGGTGCACATCCTCAAGGACCTCGATCGCAGCATCCAGGGGCGCCACGCCCTAGTCGTGGAGGACATCGTGGATACGGGCCTCACGCTGTTCAAGGTCCGGAACCTGCTCACCGACCGCGAACCCCTCAGCCTGAAGATCTGCACCCTGCTGGACAAGCCCAGCCGCCGGAAGATCGAGGTCCCGGTGGACTACATCGGCTTCACCATCGAGGATCATTTCGTCGTGGGCTACGGCCTCGACCTCGACGGGAAGCTCCGCAACCTGCCCTACGTCGGCGTGTACCACCCGTGA
- the lptE gene encoding LPS assembly lipoprotein LptE, translating into MTIPLPGASLLLVACLSATGCGYHRLDRQQRSAPWAKQGETIRLARFRNLTPRLGLEDRFTKALENRVVAASPWRLVAQGEPSRWVLQGTLESYVSRPIGLTLGNDKAKASAGSASRVEVAVVASVDLLDGQTGVVVLSRRGLTFSNQYRVDQNFASFDSRELQVLESLADDFAESFLTQLLEGID; encoded by the coding sequence GTGACGATTCCTCTGCCTGGAGCCTCCCTTCTGCTGGTCGCGTGCCTGTCGGCGACCGGGTGCGGCTATCACCGTCTGGACCGCCAGCAGCGGTCCGCGCCCTGGGCGAAGCAGGGGGAGACCATCCGCCTGGCTCGGTTCCGCAACCTCACGCCGCGGCTGGGGCTGGAGGACCGCTTCACCAAGGCCCTGGAGAACCGCGTGGTGGCGGCCAGCCCTTGGCGGTTGGTGGCGCAGGGGGAACCCTCCCGTTGGGTGCTTCAGGGGACTCTGGAAAGCTATGTGTCCCGCCCCATCGGCCTCACCCTCGGCAACGACAAGGCCAAGGCCAGCGCAGGATCAGCCTCCCGCGTCGAGGTGGCCGTGGTGGCCAGCGTGGACCTGCTCGACGGGCAGACGGGCGTGGTGGTGCTCTCCCGCCGTGGCCTGACCTTCTCGAACCAGTACCGGGTGGACCAGAACTTCGCCAGCTTCGACAGCCGTGAGCTGCAGGTGCTGGAAAGCCTAGCTGACGACTTCGCCGAGAGCTTCCTCACGCAGCTGTTGGAAGGCATCGACTGA
- the holA gene encoding DNA polymerase III subunit delta, with the protein MAVPAAWLNHDFALLHGEDGDGRREALEAWKQKHVDPEWADFSLTVCSEGCPWPEVTAALQEAAPLGAETRTVIVPAADNLFTRAKELPAVVKAILEKPPAGVNLLLVAWTTLPASPGKALGAKPWTDWTKAGRILKVGALDAMEIPGYIEAEARRLGLSLQGAAAAMLAQRQGGHPGLLKRALEVLDLLAEDRRVTEAMVDQVTFRLADQKAFAWSGAWQKGDAAGALRALRTALEDGDEPLMMLGQVRREVDRLLRLAEAEAAGLKGTELLSALGMSPKQAFLLDGYRGALAKLKARGVKALLGRVNQCERDLKGMALSRSEAPLLDLTLALCRAWGR; encoded by the coding sequence ATGGCCGTGCCCGCCGCCTGGCTGAATCACGACTTCGCCCTGCTGCATGGTGAGGATGGCGACGGCCGCCGCGAGGCCCTGGAGGCCTGGAAGCAGAAGCACGTGGATCCCGAGTGGGCGGACTTCTCGCTCACGGTCTGTTCCGAAGGCTGCCCCTGGCCCGAGGTCACGGCCGCCCTGCAGGAAGCGGCGCCTCTGGGCGCAGAAACCCGCACCGTCATCGTGCCCGCCGCCGACAACCTGTTCACCCGCGCCAAGGAACTGCCGGCCGTGGTCAAGGCGATCCTCGAGAAGCCTCCGGCTGGCGTGAACCTGCTGCTGGTGGCCTGGACGACCCTTCCAGCCTCCCCGGGGAAAGCCCTGGGCGCCAAGCCCTGGACAGACTGGACCAAGGCCGGAAGGATCCTGAAGGTCGGCGCCCTTGATGCGATGGAGATCCCGGGGTACATCGAGGCTGAGGCGCGGCGGCTGGGCCTGTCGCTTCAGGGGGCCGCCGCGGCCATGCTGGCCCAGCGTCAGGGTGGCCACCCGGGCCTGCTCAAGCGCGCCCTCGAAGTGCTGGACTTGCTCGCCGAGGACCGGCGGGTGACCGAGGCCATGGTGGACCAGGTCACCTTCAGGCTCGCCGATCAGAAGGCCTTCGCCTGGTCCGGCGCCTGGCAGAAGGGAGATGCCGCCGGGGCGCTACGGGCCCTGCGCACGGCCCTGGAGGATGGGGACGAACCCCTGATGATGCTGGGCCAGGTCCGCCGTGAGGTGGACCGGCTGCTGCGACTGGCGGAAGCCGAGGCGGCGGGATTGAAGGGGACCGAACTGCTCAGTGCCCTCGGGATGTCACCCAAGCAGGCCTTCCTGCTGGACGGGTACCGGGGTGCCCTGGCCAAGCTCAAGGCCCGAGGGGTCAAGGCCCTCCTGGGGCGGGTCAATCAGTGTGAGCGGGATCTCAAGGGCATGGCCCTGTCCCGGAGCGAGGCGCCCCTCCTGGATCTCACCCTGGCCCTTTGCCGGGCCTGGGGTCGTTGA
- a CDS encoding fumarate hydratase: MSECVIPTLTSPEVVASKSVLPEGWKADLANLKTLDLTQPVTELLRRTTSRLPQDVIEAIVKGRDAEEEGSRAFNTLNDMVRNINLADGQVTPLCQDTGSVIFWVRHPFGLSQRAAKAQIRAAVVEATKRSWLRPNCVESLSGKNSGTNMDPFHEHHPAIHFEEWDRPEIEISVMQKGGGCENVGAQYRLPDAALGAGRDIKGVRKCIIDAVVKAQGQGCSPGILGVAIGGDRVTGYEKSKELILRKLGTANADPKMDAFEKEVTRDLNTLGIGPMGYGGVTTALGIHVEEMYRHPASFYVSISYMCWSSRRGTVTFPASGQPSFDL; this comes from the coding sequence ATGTCTGAGTGCGTCATTCCCACCCTGACCTCCCCAGAGGTGGTGGCGTCCAAGTCCGTCCTGCCCGAGGGCTGGAAAGCAGACCTTGCCAACTTGAAGACCCTGGACCTCACCCAGCCGGTGACGGAACTGCTGCGGCGCACCACCAGCCGCCTGCCCCAGGACGTGATCGAGGCCATCGTGAAGGGCCGCGACGCCGAGGAGGAGGGCAGCCGCGCCTTCAACACCCTGAACGACATGGTGCGCAACATCAACCTGGCGGATGGCCAGGTGACGCCGCTCTGCCAGGACACGGGCTCGGTGATCTTCTGGGTGCGCCATCCCTTCGGCCTCAGTCAGCGCGCCGCCAAGGCGCAAATCCGCGCCGCCGTCGTCGAGGCGACCAAGCGTTCATGGTTGCGTCCCAACTGCGTGGAATCGCTGAGCGGCAAGAACAGCGGCACCAACATGGATCCTTTCCACGAGCACCACCCGGCCATCCACTTCGAGGAGTGGGACAGGCCGGAGATCGAGATCTCGGTCATGCAGAAGGGCGGGGGCTGCGAAAACGTGGGTGCCCAGTACCGTCTGCCCGACGCCGCGCTGGGCGCGGGCCGCGACATCAAGGGTGTGCGCAAGTGCATCATCGATGCCGTGGTGAAGGCCCAGGGTCAGGGCTGCAGCCCCGGCATCCTCGGCGTGGCCATCGGCGGTGATCGCGTCACCGGCTATGAGAAGAGCAAGGAACTCATCCTCCGCAAGCTGGGCACGGCCAATGCGGATCCCAAGATGGATGCCTTCGAGAAGGAGGTCACCAGGGACCTCAACACGCTGGGCATCGGGCCCATGGGCTACGGCGGCGTCACCACCGCCCTCGGCATCCACGTCGAGGAGATGTACCGCCATCCGGCCAGCTTCTACGTGAGCATCAGCTACATGTGCTGGAGCAGCCGACGCGGAACGGTCACCTTCCCGGCCAGCGGCCAGCCTTCCTTTGATCTGTGA
- a CDS encoding FumA C-terminus/TtdB family hydratase beta subunit produces MIRLTTPITEDQIRELKVGDEVLLNGRVVLSRDMGHKFMKEQKPEWLKPILENMVIYHCGPVVKKNEDGTWSFVAAGPTTSIREEPYQADVIETYKVRGVIGKGGMGKKTSEGLQKTGAVYLHATGGAGSLLAERVKRVVDVKMLEEFGSPEAFWIIEVEDFPLVVTMDSHGGSLHEIVAQQSQERAKALMA; encoded by the coding sequence ATGATCCGACTCACCACCCCCATCACCGAAGATCAGATCCGCGAACTCAAGGTCGGCGACGAAGTGCTGCTGAATGGCCGCGTCGTCCTCAGCCGCGACATGGGCCACAAGTTCATGAAGGAGCAGAAGCCCGAGTGGCTGAAGCCCATCCTCGAGAACATGGTCATCTACCACTGCGGCCCGGTCGTGAAGAAGAACGAGGACGGCACCTGGTCCTTCGTGGCCGCTGGTCCCACCACCAGCATCCGCGAAGAACCCTACCAGGCCGACGTCATCGAGACCTACAAGGTGCGAGGCGTCATCGGCAAGGGCGGCATGGGCAAGAAGACCAGCGAAGGCCTGCAGAAGACCGGCGCGGTCTACCTCCACGCCACGGGCGGCGCGGGCAGCCTGCTGGCCGAGCGCGTGAAGCGCGTGGTGGACGTGAAGATGCTCGAGGAATTCGGCAGCCCCGAGGCCTTCTGGATCATCGAGGTGGAGGACTTCCCCCTGGTGGTCACCATGGACAGTCACGGCGGCAGCCTCCACGAGATCGTAGCCCAGCAGAGCCAGGAGCGCGCCAAGGCGCTGATGGCGTGA
- the prmC gene encoding peptide chain release factor N(5)-glutamine methyltransferase: MAQTYHQLRLDLAAALAVFLDPDEAHAECIRWFEEGLDLSRTWMAAHGSDQVPAEVRRRVSAWVRRRRKGEPWAYILGWTFFRDRRFKVSSDTLIPRPETELLVEAALDVGRRLKVDRCVDVGTGSGIIAVSLALETGWQVTASDLSPGALAVAAENAQILGAQVSFLEGSLLEPLPDPVGLVVANLPYVDPADQPTLQRELTFEPASALFAPDRGLALSETLLRQARERQASACLLEIGAGQGGELCRRGMGIGWSKVMIHQDLAGHDRILVALA, from the coding sequence ATGGCCCAGACCTACCACCAGCTCCGCCTCGACCTGGCCGCGGCCCTGGCCGTGTTTCTCGATCCGGACGAGGCCCACGCGGAGTGCATCCGCTGGTTCGAGGAGGGCCTGGACCTGTCGCGCACCTGGATGGCGGCCCACGGCAGCGACCAGGTGCCCGCCGAGGTCCGTCGGCGGGTGAGCGCCTGGGTGCGTCGCCGACGCAAGGGCGAGCCCTGGGCCTACATCCTGGGCTGGACCTTCTTCCGCGACCGGCGCTTCAAGGTCAGTTCCGACACGCTCATCCCGCGCCCCGAGACCGAACTGCTGGTGGAGGCAGCCCTGGACGTGGGCAGACGCTTGAAGGTGGATCGCTGCGTGGATGTGGGGACGGGCAGCGGCATCATCGCCGTGAGCTTGGCCCTGGAAACGGGCTGGCAGGTCACCGCCTCGGATCTGAGCCCCGGTGCCCTGGCCGTGGCCGCGGAGAATGCCCAGATACTCGGGGCCCAGGTGTCCTTCCTGGAGGGCAGCCTTCTGGAACCCCTGCCGGATCCCGTGGGATTGGTGGTGGCGAACCTGCCCTATGTGGATCCCGCCGACCAGCCAACCCTCCAGCGGGAACTGACATTCGAGCCAGCTTCCGCCCTCTTCGCCCCAGATCGGGGCCTGGCCCTGTCCGAGACCCTGCTGCGGCAGGCCCGGGAGCGGCAGGCGTCGGCCTGCCTGCTGGAGATCGGAGCCGGTCAGGGGGGCGAGTTGTGCCGCCGCGGCATGGGCATCGGCTGGAGCAAGGTCATGATTCATCAAGATCTTGCGGGTCATGACCGCATTCTGGTCGCTCTCGCCTGA
- a CDS encoding flagellar basal body L-ring protein FlgH — translation MRKMLPIVLLFVGFGCSIPKRHDANLAKKPAIPYVDEAPPMQPLSEGSLWRDRPMIADLRAFRVNDLVTLKISESTNAISKADVTTSRVGSNKLSSPNLFSALAGFGIGSSTADKTTGNTNKYAGTGTTGRSATFTTTVTARVVKVVGNGNLIFEGYRDIQLNNETQRLYVAGMLDPHMLDATNAITSGQVAELRVGYGGQGVVDETLKPGYISRLLAYIWPF, via the coding sequence ATGAGGAAAATGCTGCCTATCGTCCTGCTCTTCGTGGGATTCGGCTGCTCCATTCCCAAGCGTCACGATGCCAACCTGGCCAAGAAGCCCGCCATCCCCTATGTGGACGAGGCGCCGCCGATGCAACCCCTGAGCGAGGGGAGCCTCTGGCGGGACCGCCCGATGATCGCGGACCTGCGGGCCTTCCGCGTCAATGACCTGGTGACCCTGAAGATCAGCGAGAGCACCAATGCCATCAGCAAGGCGGATGTCACGACCAGCCGCGTGGGCAGCAACAAGCTCAGCAGCCCCAATCTCTTCAGCGCACTGGCCGGGTTCGGGATCGGGAGCAGCACCGCCGACAAGACCACGGGCAATACCAACAAGTACGCCGGGACAGGAACCACCGGGCGCAGCGCCACCTTCACCACCACGGTTACGGCGCGGGTCGTCAAGGTCGTGGGCAACGGGAACCTGATCTTCGAGGGCTATCGGGACATCCAGCTGAACAACGAGACCCAGCGCCTCTATGTGGCCGGCATGCTTGATCCCCACATGCTGGATGCCACCAACGCCATCACCTCCGGGCAGGTGGCCGAACTGCGCGTCGGGTACGGAGGCCAGGGCGTGGTCGACGAAACGCTGAAGCCGGGCTACATCAGCCGCCTGCTTGCCTACATCTGGCCGTTCTAG
- a CDS encoding flagellar basal body P-ring protein FlgI, producing MRIVVLFLACLALFGADVAKTEKKVESKLRDVARLQGVRGNQLLGYGMVVGLDGTGDKDQTKFTVQSLANLMSRQGLTVNPTTIKVKNVAAVMVTAELPPFARSGSRLDVTVSSTGDAKSLAGGTLLMTAMQGPDGQTYAVAQGPLLVGGFSASAGGASVTKNHPTVGRVPDGGIIEREVGGDFNARPTLRYSLVEEDFTTAIRVVHAINEELGEKLAQPLDARTVELKIPKEFQGRAVELVARLENLNIQLQPKARVVVNERTGTVILGSEVRIGAVSIVQGGLSIVVSSTPLVSQPAPFSQGKTVQATKKDVTAVEEKPKTVTVEPGVSVGKLAEMLNGMGVSPRDMVAILQAIKEAGALQAELRVL from the coding sequence ATGCGCATCGTCGTCCTCTTCCTCGCATGCCTGGCCCTCTTCGGGGCGGATGTCGCCAAGACCGAAAAGAAGGTCGAGTCCAAGCTCCGGGACGTGGCCCGGCTCCAGGGCGTCCGGGGCAACCAGCTCCTGGGCTACGGCATGGTCGTGGGCCTGGATGGCACTGGCGACAAGGACCAGACCAAGTTCACGGTCCAGTCCCTGGCCAACCTCATGTCCCGCCAGGGACTGACGGTCAATCCGACCACGATCAAGGTGAAGAATGTGGCGGCGGTCATGGTGACGGCGGAACTGCCCCCCTTCGCCCGGTCCGGGTCGCGTCTGGATGTGACGGTTTCGAGCACCGGTGACGCCAAGTCGTTGGCTGGTGGGACCCTGCTGATGACCGCCATGCAGGGGCCCGATGGGCAGACCTACGCCGTGGCGCAGGGTCCCCTGCTGGTGGGCGGCTTCAGCGCCTCGGCCGGGGGAGCCTCGGTCACCAAGAACCACCCCACCGTGGGCCGCGTACCGGACGGGGGCATCATCGAGCGCGAAGTGGGGGGTGACTTCAACGCACGCCCCACGCTGCGGTACAGCCTCGTGGAAGAGGACTTCACCACCGCCATCCGTGTGGTGCATGCCATCAACGAGGAGTTGGGGGAGAAGCTCGCCCAGCCGCTCGATGCCCGCACGGTGGAATTGAAGATCCCGAAGGAGTTCCAGGGGCGCGCCGTGGAGCTGGTGGCTAGGCTCGAGAACCTGAACATCCAGCTGCAGCCCAAGGCGCGGGTGGTGGTGAACGAGCGCACGGGCACCGTGATCCTCGGTTCGGAAGTGCGGATCGGGGCCGTGAGCATCGTGCAGGGTGGCCTGAGCATCGTGGTGTCTTCGACGCCGCTGGTGAGCCAGCCGGCCCCCTTCAGCCAGGGCAAGACCGTCCAGGCCACCAAGAAGGACGTGACGGCCGTGGAGGAAAAGCCCAAGACAGTGACCGTCGAACCGGGCGTCAGCGTGGGCAAGCTGGCCGAGATGCTGAACGGCATGGGCGTGAGTCCCCGGGACATGGTGGCCATCCTCCAGGCGATCAAGGAGGCGGGCGCCCTCCAGGCCGAACTGAGGGTGCTGTGA
- a CDS encoding rod-binding protein, translating to MIVQGLPSIDSVTQAQGAKALPDQTERTDKAARQFEGLLMSLLFQTMRKTVQPSGLFGESGQSRSTYEYLMDQAVVDQAVSTGHGWGLAERLKASWTRQEKTAHEKELPVD from the coding sequence GTGATCGTCCAGGGCCTGCCATCCATCGATTCGGTTACCCAGGCCCAGGGCGCCAAGGCCCTGCCTGACCAGACCGAGCGCACGGACAAGGCGGCCCGCCAGTTCGAGGGACTGCTGATGAGCCTCCTCTTCCAGACCATGCGGAAGACGGTGCAGCCCTCGGGGCTGTTCGGGGAATCCGGGCAGTCGCGGTCCACCTACGAGTACCTGATGGACCAGGCGGTGGTGGACCAGGCCGTGTCCACGGGCCATGGGTGGGGTCTGGCCGAGCGGTTGAAGGCCAGCTGGACCCGGCAAGAAAAAACCGCGCATGAAAAAGAACTCCCAGTGGATTGA
- the flgM gene encoding flagellar biosynthesis anti-sigma factor FlgM: MRISGKPSGVGSTQSATGPKTSGAPASAPVTSVSGSDAVQVSSEARLVAVAQEALAVVPDIRMEKVEAIKVRLDADAYNPDGEAVAEGLIKEHMAKGRQS, translated from the coding sequence ATGCGCATCAGTGGCAAACCGAGCGGTGTCGGAAGCACCCAGAGCGCGACCGGACCCAAGACGTCCGGCGCCCCTGCTTCAGCTCCCGTCACTTCGGTTTCTGGTTCGGATGCCGTCCAAGTGTCTTCAGAGGCTCGGCTTGTGGCCGTGGCCCAGGAGGCCTTGGCCGTCGTCCCCGACATCCGGATGGAGAAGGTGGAAGCCATCAAGGTCCGGTTGGATGCCGATGCCTACAACCCCGATGGAGAGGCCGTGGCCGAGGGGCTCATCAAGGAGCACATGGCGAAAGGACGCCAGTCCTGA